The Alnus glutinosa chromosome 3, dhAlnGlut1.1, whole genome shotgun sequence nucleotide sequence gctataaaccctaaccctaagtgtatgtactatatatagccataaaccctaaatgtatgtactatataagggactaaactataagtatttaattcattatgtagcacaaaactcttaaaataattgcatttactatatatagccataaatagcaaggttactgtatatagtttctaaaccgattacatgcatgcatatatatatatatatagtattaattataggttttttaactttgttatgtttttttttttttttttttttttttttttttttttttttgtttctaaacgtagatggtgtacaaaactaaactctaatttgaactatttggtttaattagatatatagcaccaaatttgtttaattatgcatatagtacaatatgtaaattaggttaggatttacgtacttattagtatactatatatatataaataaggaacctaaaaatataaattccaaccatagaatttacatatagcatatagctttcaaacctaattttatgtgataagttatgtacaccgtattttcacagatttgtatgattaataagataaggagttttttttttttttttttttttttttttgttgttttaaaaaattaacacaagagtaatttttttttttaatatatatttggcaaaaaataacaatttgacacgtgtattattacacgtgtcaaattggacacgtgtatttaatacacgtgtccaattggacacgcgtattattacacgtgtccaattggacaggtattaaatactcgtgtccaaatggacacgcgtattattacacgtgtccaattggacacgcgtattaaatacgcgcgtccaattggacgcgtgtatgacatgtgtattaaatacacgtgtccaatttgacacgtgtattacatacatgtttatatatatatatatatatatatatatatatatatatatatatatatatatatatattcaaattttacATCTATATGTATAGGGTACCCAGAGGAAAACTCTTTAAGAATCCATTAAAATTCAACTCACATGAAGCTTATTGAGGAGCGCAGGGAGGAAGCCACACATTTGGTTGGGAGGgggccaaacaaaaaaaaaaattaaaatatgtggtcgaagtataaatacaaaatatattggGTGGGTTTGatatctcttcatcttcaagtttCAATgcattcttgtgtcttttatgtgcttggaaaaaaaaaaaaaaaaaagacacacacacacacatctttTCTACAATACCTTTCTTCTTTCAAAATTTCTTCATTATGATTCCAACTCATGtaaagatcaatattctcaagatttttttttttttttttaaaaaaaaaaaaatcttcatctTCCTAAGTTCCTAGCACTCAAGAACgaacttccaaaaaaatatgcTGAGAAATTTGCTCCTCTATTTTCAATTTGCACCATACTTCAATTCATTTCTATTTCTCCACAAACAGAGGCGGAGCCAAGAATTTATCCTAGTAGGGGCAAAATTCGAATaacaaaatataatgataaaataaatttttattatcattatatacttcatttatattatatataaaattatggtgaacacaattcaaaataagaataataacacAGTATGTGAATCACAAAAAGTACATCTATCAGACTTcataaatatgtcataattaatatattaataagttGTAATGTAGGCAATAGTTtagaattaaacaaaaatacaaagtgTCTAAAATTGCATCCTACGCGTTCtcagagaaacaaaatcatcaagtatcaaATCTGAATTGAAGCTCTCAAAAATTTCCCTCTCAATATAGACAACTAAACTATTTGCGAGAAACTCATCGTCCATTTTGTTACGAAGTCTTGTTTTAATGACTTTCATAGTTGAAAATGCTCGTTCGGTAGTTACTGTAGACACTGGAAGAGTCAAAACAAGATGAATCAATCTGTCAATAAGATGATATCTCTCTGATTTTTCTGTCTCTATCAATCCTCGACATAATTCTGCAATGGaagacaaattttttaatttcggATCATTAAGCATATCAAGTTGAAAATGTTTCAATTAAAATCTCATATTAATTTTCTCTTGCTCTGAAAAATCAAGAGGATAATACTTTTCTGCAAGCCTACATATATCATCAATGTTAAAGGACTTATAGGCATCATTTGGATCCAAAGTTGAACTAAGTGTCAAGAGTTCCATTGCCCCTTCACTAAACCTATTATCGAGCTCTTGCAACTGAAAGTCTATAGTAgcattgaatatgtcaaaatgataatgatgctcCATTGTGATGTGATCTCGTTGGTGACGACCTCGGCGTTGAGCATAATGAGCACCCAAATCTGgaatgtcaatttcaaatttcttgtagaAAGATACTACTTCCTCAAGCAATTTATctcaatcttcatctctcaacttttggataagttttttttgtattatcaACCAATTGCACAACAGTCAAGATATCTTGAGATTTTTGTTGCAAATGTTGACAAAGGCCATCAGTGATACCCATGATTTCcttcatcaaatgtaaaatgaatATGAATTGAAATGAAGTAATCATTTTATAAGCAGCATTAGCATCACCACCTTGAGAGTAAGTGGATCcttcatttataatattttcaagcaCTGAACAAGTAGCACTAAATAGCCATACTAGGCTACAAATAGATTGAAAATGAGAACTCCAATGAGTATCACCAGCTCGTCTCAAAGTGCCAATTTGGTTAGCTCCTTTTCCAGTTTCAAGTTCATCAACAGCTAACAAATGTGCAATTTCTGCTGCTTGAGTAGCTTGTAGTTCATCATGACGTTTACATGAAGCACCAACAACATTGATagtgaaattcaaatttgagaagAACTCATGAACAGAAACTACCTCTCTATATGCAACAACTAATGCTAATTGTAATCGATGAGCGAAACAATGAACATAGTACGCACAAGGGCAATCATTAAGAAATAATGCTTGTAATCCTTTCCATTCACCACGCATATTACTAGCACCATGATACCCTTGTCCacgaatattttgaatatcaagACAGTGTTGAGAAAGAACAATAGATATTTCATTCTTTAAAGTTGATGCCGATGTATCTTTAACATGGACAACATCAAAGAAACGTTCTTGTATAAAACcatctttgtcaacaaatcttAAAACAATAGCCATTTGTCCTTTCTTAGACTCATCTCGtgcttcatcaacaataatacaaaattttgaatcACCAATTTCTTCACGAATTGCATTTCGTACCTTCTTTGCCAAGACATGTAAAATATCTTTTTGGATATGATGTGAAGTATATTTAGCATTTTGTGGAGCATTTTCTAAGACAACCTTAGCAACTTTCTCATTGTATGTGGATACAAGTTCTATCAACTCAAGGAAATTGCCACGATTTTTTGAATCTGGACCCTCATCATGACCTCTAAGAGCACATCCTTGGGATGTTAAATAACGAATACAATCGATTGAAGTCTTCAATCGCAATCGATTGTTCAATTTTTGTTCCGAAGTTTGCTtatcaatcacattttcaatATGTTGAGATTGATTCTTCAAAGTATCACAACACTTAACAGCATTATTATGAGGTGAAGATGCATTAGCTCCAGGTCGTCCCGTTGGCTTTTTACCGAAAAGATAGCAGGGCAAACAATAAGTAGCATCTTTTGTAGGAGAGTATTCTAACCAATTAAACATCTTGTACCAAGATGATTGAAATCTTCGACGATTTTTTCCAATTCCCGAAAATGGATATCCAAAACTGTTAGAAGGAATGAATCTATATGGACCGTCTCTAAGATAAGCACGTCTAATTTCATCCTGTTGATTAACTGGATATTCCGATATTTGAGGACGTAACCCTGGATCATGTTGTATAGCAGAAATGTCAACTGACTCAATTTGAGATTCAATTCTTAGCATCTTAGAAAGACGTTGCTCAGGAGCTGAAGCTTGAGGAATAGATGTGGAAGAAGATATTTTAGAATTGGAATCtgcatcttttttcttaaaaaatgcatCAATTCTTTTTGGCTTGCCCATGATGTAACCTAAGATTTTTCGAAAacctgaaaatttatttttctattagttttaagtgtttttacaCTAAAAAAACTCATAACTTTTGACACATATTCCAatgatattataattaaattattacaatataatGATCACTATCAATCTaaccaatttttaaaaaattgcttaATAAAAGGaccaaacaataacaaataacgtACCTGAAAATGGCAAAAATCTATTGAATCTTATTGACACTAACAAAATCTCAAAGTATGAAGAAAACCTTCTCCAAAGATGCCAATGTTGTTCTTGTCTGAATAAGAAaacaatcataataaaaaataatagtcaatataaatttatttctagctaatcacataaatgtaaaataaataatccaaaaaattgttagcataaaaaaatttctaaattcaTGACACACCAGAAGTGGACAACATtaagattattcaaataatcactAAATCTCTACATCTACAACACACAGACAATactacacataaaaaaaaaaaaaaatacatttgtaagtaaacataaaaaattaccTATTAAACAAAATCACACACATTTACatatttgtaaattgtaatctcacaaaaagaaaagaaaaaaaaaataattgatgtatGATGAGTGGGGTATGGCCGTATGGGTAATTGTGTTAAACAAAAAGataagttttaatattttattgacaCAATGAGTCAATGACACATCTTACAAATTGACAAGTGAACAAGACAAAAGATGACTTATATATTCAGTATTCTACCACTTTTATCTCCAGACTCATAGACTCTATGATGAGTCTGACTGCCGATGACACatgacaaatgaaaaatataattttttaacattaatCAAGAGTTTGCAAAGGCAGCGGCAGCACAACAATACGCCAATACAACaccttttcaacaaaaaaaaaaaagaagcaaacatCAGGACTCTCTATGACAGTATCATTATGACTCCATTACTTTTTTCTGTatttccatctccatctccataaACTCAAAGACTTAACTCACCAGTCAGGCAGTCACCACAGTTTGCCCAGGCTCGGCGATACCAACAGGCGAAGAAGAAGAGCGGAGCTGCGGAACAACCAATTTCTTGAgtgattttcttcaattttcaacCCAACGGTAGCAGCAAAGGCTTACAGAAAGAAGATTATGAAAATGTTTAGGTTTGTTTCATAACTTTCATTGTTTGCTTCGGTCTTCACTCTTCAGATTGGtgtaaaaattagaatattataCGGTTGTAGCTAGGTAAAAAAGTTTGGTTGGATACTTGGGTAACTTGTGTTTGATTTGTGAGAGATCAACCcaaatacttaattttttaaagggcTAGCCGGTTGATTGGGCTTAAATTTGTAGGGGCGAGAGTGCTAATGGACCTAAATTagacatataaatttttttaaaaataataagatgcAGGGGCCGGTGCCCTTGCTCGCCCTCCCTTGCATCTGCCCCTGTCCACAAATGATAGACTGTTTCATAAAGAACCAATCGACACAGATAAGCTCTAAAATGTTTATTCCTCCACACTTTAACAACAAAAATGGGCCAAAATTTCTAAAGGGTAGGGCCAAAAATTGTAATGGGTAGGGGCCAAATAGACGaaaatcaaactatacttgttatttttattattattattattattattattattattatttattttttattttttttgcaaatgaATTGGGAGGCCATGGCCCCTATCGGCCACCCCCTAGCTCTGTCCTTGGAGGAGCACCCAGTTGGACTGTAACACCTCCAAAATTAGGTAATTTATTTACTTAACTAAGAGGGTTACTAGCAATTTCCTAACTTCAAGTAATAATTGACTGGAGAGATTACCCTTAAACTAAATTAGAGTAAAAAGGGCATGCAGAAACTAAAATCATGATCTGAGACTTTTACTTCTAAATCTGTAAGCCATATAATTATATCATCAAACATAGACTCAGAGCTTCCAAGAAGACATTATTATAACAACTAAATTCTATTTACCCAAACTAGACAATATGAGCTATCTGCTTGGCGTCTTTATCCAATGAATTCCTCACTCTATCCTCAAGAAACTTGCTAACATGCAAAACACTAAAGGTGTTTCACAgtgtaagaaaaataattgcGTAAGTCTaggacttagtaaataaataattacaaaaccAACTATTCAATGAGCCTTAAGTAACAATTTGTATCTCTAGAATCTTAAATGTGGGTTTTCACAAATATGGTGTATTGCTTCTATTATTACGCCCAAATAGAAaaagtaatttattttaaagaGACGACAgtcaaattctatcaaaatgCTTAACAGATTTAGTTAGTGTGCCACATCAGTATGAacaaaatgatgacatgtgtcacacgtaataaaaaaattatattaaaaatatagaacataaaaattaaaaacttaaaacaattattttttttacaaaaaaacaaaaaagaaaaaaagaagagaaagaggttTGGGAGAGATGGCTACTAGGAGTAAAAATACGGGTGGATAATGATTGCCCACATCCGCTATCCGCACCAAATAGCTATCTGCTATTCGCATATGCGGATAGAGATAGTGGTTTTAAGGTATGCGGATGGGATTACTgttgagtgccaaatattgtatatttagacccagtaattcacatttgttaaacctttagctttgttattttttaatatttttggttagtttttgtattttggtatttttatagaTCATTGACCGAAAACGgcagttttaaagtgaaaaatgcagaggtttggaagaaagcacactttgaaaaGACTTAGATGATATGGTAATGTtgaaccaaatcaatgaaaggattaaatcagattggattaaattttacgTTCTgtacaagtcatagtattttgaccataactttcaacTCAAGTATCGTATTAaagtgaaattagtggcgttggaaagctaattcaaaataatacaaatgattgtgaaataggattttcctaattcaaaatTCTGCTATGTTATAAGTGTTCCGCAATATAAGAACTCGAATTTCCTTTCTCCTGGCGGTTGCAGACAtcccaaaccctagcattcttttcttttattagggttttgaggggtagatgtgACATTCTGAAAATATggctccaaaccctagcattcttttctcttattagggttttgaggggtagatgtgtcattatgaaaatatggggtttaacctaatgttttgctataaaaactcCATGATGGGCACCACTTAGAGCAtatcccaacattgtacatagcgTCAGCTGGGTTCTTTGacttttattctttgtaagtcttttatttttatgttctcaataaaagttagtattttgtttttagttatgagaggTGAAGTCGTCAACTAAGTTTAAAGATGAAGCCTCGCCATTGATTAGATTtcgtgtttttatgttttgattcaTATAATTCGAAtgtatgttcatttcaattcaattaaaggattaaaactcttttaattgattgtttcgtTTAATGTATGTGTACACGTtagatattcaatgtgtttcatccaacggatacattgaatcttttgatttaatttggatatccattgtgatttgttaatcaaacagatacattggatggttttgaattaaattagatattcattatgatttgtggaaatgatggattcattgaatttttcaataggTTATTTTATGAAAGTAAGAACATGCATAGGATgtatgaacaaacatgaaaatatgtgctttgatttggcgaggtggattctaaaaccttagtgttttttattaattgtttttattctattttattttagctaattattttccatcaaaataccaaaaaaattggaacttggttaagatagaattagtttaaatataaattaattttcacaatgcaattccctgtggatttgatctcgcacttgcacatatactatattgcaaacgattcgcgcgcttgcgagtattaaaatttacaCATCCAGCTTTTAGCGCTGTTGTCAGgaaattgttttgtttaaattgattttatttttctactagtttaggtagatttttgttttattcttcttcttgcaattttttttttttttgctttattgtctaaccaaaaaaaaaaagaaaaaaaaaagagaatttctGTCATTATTTTGTAGCATTGGTGAGATAATCCACAGAATTGGGCTCGAGCACACCAATGCAAAGGAATCACCTGCGGCAGATTAGTAGCTAAAAGtttgccaaaaaaatttatttttggtccattttgtgagtttttaagttgtagtttttaatttttagtgtatttgtttgtgcttctatattaattttttttttttggttgttttaaaTTGCTAGTATGGTCTTACAgcgctatccaagtgtctagaCAAGTCCTGGCTATGAAAGTCTTGGGACGTACTTAAGAGGTccgtgtgacccccctcactttcttaGGAACGAACTTGGGtccttggagaattctgtctaccccatttgcattttcttttagttgaaaaagaaaagaagatggtTGATATTTTATGTGGAATATTTGCATGTTAAAGAGTGAGAGTGAAGCATGGACAATATGTTTTGCCTAGTGATAGGACACCCACTTCTACCAACTACACTGCTAATTtctacccacatgaaccatgttcatattgctctaatCCTTTTCATAGTTCTATTAATTGTCCATCTTGGGGACAATTCTCCAATTTTTCACATGAGCAAATGAATATCAATTTCTCCAGTTCAAGGTttgaatcaaattcaaatttttacaacccggactggagcaaccatcctgatttctcgtggcaagctcaagccatggaaaattgtgctccccaataacatgaactgcaccatcctgaatatCCGTAGTTcgatgaccaatcttcccatctttcatcctacaattatccagcttCATCTTCATAGtcaactttggaagacactctcaaggcctttaTGTAGATCATAGGCCAAGCGATTGAGAGTTGGGATGACAGTTTGATCGTCTGGTTGCTGAGTTAAACAGAATAGAGGAAGAGGAGTTTCAGAGTCAGTTGATGGTTGaaaggcactacatgattgatgagaatGAGTCCAGCAATCCTCATCATGAGCATGCCCATGCCACCACCACACTTGGGAGTGACGAAGTTGTTGAAAAGATTGTTAATGAGCCAAGTCTGGACGATCCATTGGAAAAGAGCTTTGCTCATTTCGAATTTGATATGGACCTTGACATGATACATGAGCAAGCTAAGGCCTTATTGGATTCCACTCTTGAGATACGACCCGAGAATGGGGAAACCACTGAGATATCATTCCCTAACGCATTTTCATCAGCagctgaggaggaagagaaagaggagcaCTTGGAGTCTATTGAGCACCTGGAGCAAATTGAGCCTCTGTCAACCCCAAATTTGTCCAATGACAAAGAAAttagtactgaagctcattccttcatcaccattccttttgagacacttcatgaaccccaagcttcagttcttcaatgtctcaaagagccatcttatgataaatttgtcaaggatctatgcataCAAGGTCACAAATCTAGGAATTATCTTCCTAataagatccttcgaagcaagcaagtaggCTACCTGAGATGGCGAAATATTCTGCCAGAGggctatcaaattttaaagaagaaagggtggaagtgATTGATTGGACATCCCAATGATCGGGCAAAGTGTGGTAacttttcctttccattttattttccgcacattttcttttagtcgtttttcatttcatttgtgtctttttcttttgtttctaataGCAATTGACCTTGTGAGGTGTGCTTCTGTGAGAAGTATTGATGTTAGCTTGTGACAGGTGTGATTGTGTTTAAGTTAGGGGCATGCCCTGTCCTTTTTTACACCATGATATTTCCTTACTCTTTGTAATGtttttctatactacacattgtggacaatgtgtgattcaagttatGGGGTATGGAAACACAatctgtctgtttgtttgtttatttttattctttattattcaaaaaaaataaattctatttgtctgtttgtttattctataaaaaaataaaaaaataaaattgtgttatgttgttgattgagcgtGATTGCATTGCAATTGTGGTTTATATGTCATTGGTTAGTTTAACATcttgaacactgcatgtcattaaaaatctgaatcttttaaCTCAattgttggattagagagacttcacttgtttgagatgtttatcacaagcacattagcatagggTCTATAAGGTATAAGATTTGAATTGAAGAATATGTGTCTTATTTGTAGGATGACATGTTGATGAAACCTAGGctcaaatcttaaataaataaataataaatgatcAGTTTGAATACTCGTTGAGTAactggacctcttgcctcactaagcattgagtgttcgtgcaaaaagatgagaaattcaatttggttgattgtatggctaatTTGatttcgtagcctttttgacttgagtaattaagcccttacggatgtctctacatctagtgccctaaaaccatttggtttgggagtcactgacCCAACACTCATTGTataagtcaattagaaagcttaagggagttaaGTATTGTACAGcctacatttatatatatataaatgatttaaGCCTTTGTTGTTTTCATTTGGCAataattcctatgaattttgtgGTAgacaagctttgagaaaaattgaaacctcatgagtctatgttaatctcactttgcacttatttgagcatgtgttgtcttaattttccaactatgagttaaatgatttATGATGTCCTGATGATGTAATTGTGATGTTCACCTTGTTAAACCTACTCATAATATAttaaccatgtgtttgtgtggaaatCCTTGTTTGTCAACAGCATTGTGCTTCAATGTtggtgggtatcatttctggcaaatcctcacgagacttcacttgtccactagggagtcctcgaggtttaaaatgcttgttgcatacgctaaatgcaatcgtctctcccacgacagCAGgcttatgtttcttgctttgattttatttttcattttggtttGCTAAGAGACTAGCAAAGTGTGagtttgagggtatttgatgagtgccaaatattgtatatttgaactccttaattcacatttgttaaacccttagctttgttatttttttaatgtttttttttagtttttgtattttggtattttgcaaatcattgagagaaaacgttagttttaaagtgaaaaatgcagagATTTGGAAGAAAACACACTTTGAAAAGACTTAGATAATATGGTTATGGTTAACTAAATCGATGAAAGGATTATaacggattggattaaattttacgctatgcacaagtcatagtattttaacCATAACATTCAGTTCAAGTATCATATTATAAGTGCCCCGTAGTATAAGAACGTGAATTTCCTTGCTCCTGGCGGCTGcaaacactccaaaccctagcattcttttctcttattagggttttgagggggtaaaggtgccattttgaaaatatggggtttaacctaatgttttgctataaaaacccaATGATAGGCACCACTGAGGACATATCCCAACATTGTATGTAGCGgcagctgggttctttggcttttattctttgtaagtcttttatttttatgttctcaaTAAAAGTTAGTAtcttgtttttagttatgaaaGGCTAagtcttcaactaaggttgaagatgaagcctcgcCATTGATTAGATTTTGTGTTTTCATGTTTCGATTTATATAATCCGAATGTAtattcatttcaattcaattaaaggattaaaactcttttaattgattgtttcgattaatGTATGTGTAAACGTtggatatttaatgtgtttcatccaacggatacattgaatattttgatttaatttgggtATCCATTTGATTAAcaatccattgtgatttgttaatcaaatggatacattggatggttttgaattaaattggatattcattgtgatttgtggaaatgatggattcattgaatttttcaatagataattttatgaaaattagaacatgcataggatgtatgaacaaacatgaaaatatatgCTTTGATTTGGcaaggtggattctaaaaccttagtgctttttattaaagtttttattCTATCTTATTTTAGCTAATTATTTTCtatcaaaataccaaaaaattggaactaggttaagatagaattagtttaaatagaaattaattttcgcaatgCAATTCCTTGTGAattcaacctcgcacttgcacatacactatattgcaaacaatttgTGCGCTTgcaagtattaaaatttgcacatcaattactgttagttttattggctacattctgttaaCAAAATCACTATATTTTAAGTGTGCTGCTAAAACAAGGATGCCGTAATATTTCAAAGTCCTCAGAATATTTAGAGATTATTTCTTCAATATAGAAAGGGCCTTAATAtaacaagtatcagtgtcacaagcatcaagaaggcaattttcggTTTCGAAGATGATTCTGCACAcgtattaataattttatcataactttctactcaaatattAGATTGAGATGAAAAAGGTGTCATTGAAAaggtaataaaaaatacaaaaactacaTTGTCCGGATGGCCTAGAgaaacgtccggacagcccGACAGACGCGTCCGGATGCCTATCAGTGTTCGAGAAAATTTTGAACTGCGCAGCACAAGCACATCGGTGAAGATagcttgcaaccgtctggacgctaagGCATTACCTTTCGGATGCGGAAGATAgatccttaataaggaaacgtGTGAAGTGCGTTATGGAAGTCGGTTGCAGTTTGCCATCCAGACGCCCTATGTTTAAGACCGGATGCCGCCCAGAGATCTCCAAATTAGTGTTGAATTAGGTcttcaaaagcctataaatagagatctCTAGGTTTGTATTATTCACAGAATTAGGGAGTGAATTCTTTTGTactaagagatggtgtttaggcaaAGATTGTGATAtatgctagctctcttagggtggtTCATAGGTGATTTGACTAGCTTTGAATTCTAGCTTatggaggagccctaagctaaagaattccattgaagaccagtaggagacttggttagggagcgttcacgtataggtacgtgttagagtgaaaggtatgatcgctgcatcaggGGCATGTGAACGTTattgctttgttactagctttgttttttgaatagtggatatcctgggtttggctgccccagaatggtttttctcttaattgagttttcactttgtcaacaaaatatttgtctcctttaaattctgcatttaatattttgttgcatacttgatcacacacacacacacacacacacattaattaggagtctttt carries:
- the LOC133863230 gene encoding uncharacterized protein LOC133863230, with translation MGKPKRIDAFFKKKDADSNSKISSSTSIPQASAPEQRLSKMLRIESQIESVDISAIQHDPGLRPQISEYPVNQQDEIRRAYLRDGPYRFIPSNSFGYPFSGIGKNRRRFQSSWYKMFNWLEYSPTKDATYCLPCYLFGKKPTGRPGANASSPHNNAVKCCDTLKNQSQHIENVIDKQTSEQKLNNRLRLKTSIDCIRYLTSQGCALRGHDEGPDSKNRGNFLELIELVSTYNEKVAKVVLENAPQNAKYTSHHIQKDILHVLAKKVRNAIREEIGDSKFCIIVDEARDESKKGQMAIVLRFVDKDGFIQERFFDVVHVKDTSASTLKNEISIVLSQHCLDIQNIRGQGYHGASNMRGEWKGLQALFLNDCPCAYYVHCFAHRLQLALVVAYREVVSVHEFFSNLNFTINVVGASCKRHDELQATQAAEIAHLLAVDELETGKGANQIGTLRRAGDTHWSSHFQSICSLVWLFSATCSVLENIINEGSTYSQGGDANAAYKMITSFQFIFILHLMKEIMGITDGLCQHLQQKSQDILTVVQLVDNTKKTYPKVER